The Akkermansia sp. N21116 genome includes a region encoding these proteins:
- the radC gene encoding DNA repair protein RadC, whose product MSPKLQDLPDEFLPREKLVRHGRESLSASELIAILLRTGTAGCNVLDVSAELIRQAGSLDALARMEASDISGLIKGIGSAKAATLAAAFELGARAIQEASSRIPLSSPDAVYDYLIKDTRRLDQEGVFVLLLDTRSCIIRKCTISLGSLNESIAHPRDILRPAIVHQAHAFILAHNHPSGNPAPSRADDQTTTRIADAAQLLGIQFYDHIIMGTPTSLMPRNYYSYKASGMLGKHTSRH is encoded by the coding sequence ATGAGTCCTAAACTTCAAGACCTCCCCGACGAATTCCTACCTCGGGAAAAACTTGTCCGCCATGGAAGAGAATCCCTCTCCGCATCCGAACTCATCGCCATTCTTTTGCGGACCGGCACGGCCGGATGCAACGTTCTCGATGTCTCGGCAGAGCTCATCCGCCAAGCGGGATCGCTCGATGCCCTCGCACGCATGGAAGCTTCAGACATCAGCGGGCTAATCAAAGGCATCGGTTCAGCCAAGGCAGCCACCCTGGCCGCCGCCTTCGAGCTGGGAGCTCGGGCCATCCAGGAAGCTTCCAGCCGCATCCCCCTCTCCAGCCCCGATGCAGTCTATGACTACCTCATCAAAGATACCCGCCGCCTGGATCAGGAAGGGGTTTTCGTCCTCCTGCTCGACACCCGCTCGTGTATCATCCGGAAATGTACCATCTCCCTCGGCTCCCTCAACGAATCCATCGCACACCCGCGTGACATCCTCCGCCCCGCCATTGTTCATCAGGCCCACGCATTCATTCTCGCCCACAACCACCCAAGCGGCAATCCGGCTCCCAGCAGAGCCGACGACCAGACAACAACCCGTATCGCCGATGCCGCCCAACTGCTCGGTATTCAATTCTACGACCACATCATCATGGGAACCCCCACTTCGCTAATGCCCCGCAATTATTATAGTTACAAAGCCAGCGGCATGCTCGGCAAGCATACTTCCCGGCATTGA
- the infA gene encoding translation initiation factor IF-1 → MELEGVISSVLAGTMFRVKLPSGHEVLAHISGKMRKRFIRLVVGDKVRMEMSPYDTTKARITFRIG, encoded by the coding sequence ATCGAACTCGAAGGCGTCATCAGTTCCGTACTGGCAGGCACTATGTTCCGCGTCAAATTGCCAAGTGGCCACGAAGTCCTCGCCCACATCTCCGGCAAAATGCGCAAGCGTTTTATCCGTCTCGTCGTCGGAGATAAAGTCCGCATGGAAATGTCTCCCTATGACACGACGAAAGCCCGTATTACGTTCCGAATCGGTTAA
- a CDS encoding NAD(P)H-hydrate dehydratase, with product MKVCSCQEMQVAEQQLIASGTPALDLMNQAARNIAEAIIRFYPQPGLCIAFTGKGNNGGDAIAVLNILQQCGWEADIAHPYPTEEWGELARLQLSRLSRPLWKKETHPSGREFPHILLLDGLLGLGAKGDLRPEIAACCRTINRMRQSSNAFHTWAIDLPTGIDGDTGEVSDDAVVADHTSVIGGVKQGLLADSATSYAGRLVSIPMDGLELPDSCSERILIDSYLLRRFPIHRPYELFKNQAGHVAVIAGSYSMPGAARLCSEAALRAGAGLVTLFVTEELYPILAPALPPEIMIKPVSGFDQCEPDHYQTLLIGPGLGTISEKNARIIHGFIREFQGTIVLDADGLNCAARENWTLGPNVLATPHPGEMKRLLHTDTSCLTREEIVREFTRRHEAALIYKGARSIVTASGAPVFYNSSGGPAMATAGQGDVLAGVCAGWCAQGLAPVQSALLSTYLCGCASEILLATRRQTEQTLCAGDTLRALPLAIRSISEASLP from the coding sequence ATGAAAGTATGTAGTTGCCAAGAAATGCAGGTCGCCGAACAACAATTGATCGCGTCAGGCACACCCGCGCTGGATCTCATGAACCAGGCCGCACGAAACATCGCCGAAGCCATCATCCGTTTCTATCCCCAACCCGGCCTATGCATCGCCTTCACCGGAAAAGGCAATAACGGAGGCGATGCCATCGCCGTATTGAACATTCTGCAACAATGCGGATGGGAAGCCGATATCGCCCATCCCTACCCCACCGAAGAATGGGGAGAACTCGCACGGCTCCAGCTTTCGCGCCTATCCCGTCCTTTGTGGAAGAAGGAAACCCATCCCTCCGGCCGGGAATTCCCCCATATCCTCCTGCTGGACGGCCTTCTAGGACTGGGAGCCAAAGGAGACTTACGGCCTGAAATTGCCGCCTGCTGCCGTACCATCAACCGCATGAGACAATCCTCCAACGCCTTCCACACCTGGGCTATCGACCTTCCCACGGGAATCGATGGCGACACCGGGGAAGTCTCGGATGACGCCGTTGTCGCAGACCACACATCAGTCATCGGAGGAGTTAAACAGGGACTCCTCGCCGACAGTGCCACATCGTACGCCGGGCGTCTCGTTTCCATCCCCATGGACGGGCTGGAACTCCCGGACTCCTGCAGCGAACGTATCCTGATTGACTCCTATCTGCTACGCCGATTCCCGATCCACCGTCCCTACGAACTCTTTAAAAACCAGGCAGGACATGTTGCCGTCATCGCCGGATCGTACAGCATGCCGGGTGCCGCCAGACTGTGTTCCGAAGCAGCTCTGCGGGCAGGAGCCGGACTCGTAACCCTCTTCGTCACGGAAGAACTTTACCCGATTCTCGCCCCGGCACTTCCTCCGGAAATCATGATCAAGCCAGTCTCCGGTTTCGATCAATGCGAACCGGATCATTACCAAACACTTCTCATCGGCCCCGGATTGGGAACCATTTCCGAAAAAAACGCCCGGATCATCCACGGCTTCATCCGAGAATTCCAAGGAACCATCGTTCTGGATGCCGATGGCCTCAACTGTGCCGCACGGGAAAACTGGACGCTCGGCCCCAATGTCCTGGCAACCCCGCATCCCGGTGAAATGAAACGCCTGCTTCATACAGACACCTCCTGCCTCACCCGGGAAGAAATTGTCCGGGAATTCACCCGACGTCACGAAGCAGCCCTTATTTATAAAGGAGCCCGCTCCATTGTCACTGCATCCGGAGCCCCCGTTTTCTACAACTCGTCAGGCGGACCGGCCATGGCAACAGCCGGACAGGGCGATGTCCTGGCAGGAGTCTGCGCCGGGTGGTGCGCACAGGGCCTGGCACCCGTCCAATCCGCCCTGCTCTCCACCTACCTCTGCGGATGCGCTTCGGAAATCCTCCTGGCAACCAGGCGGCAAACCGAGCAAACCCTTTGTGCGGGCGACACCCTCCGCGCCCTGCCCCTTGCCATCCGTTCCATCTCCGAAGCCTCCCTGCCATGA